The following proteins come from a genomic window of Brevibacillus antibioticus:
- a CDS encoding recombinase family protein produces the protein MEKVVGYVRVSTKGQVKDGYSLSYQVEEIERFCMENNLELLGIYKDEGISGAKVDEDGLTIEREGLQELLANLHWHRVSHVVVLNTSRLWRADMVKVLIQRELKRHAVDVKAIEQPNYSIYAHDPNDFLINGMMELLDQYQRLEIALKLGRGRKKKAQQGGYAGGGVAFGYTATKGQKAIQIDERQAETVRRLFSLRETHPTWSLSQLADQLNAEGYTTTHGKSFTKVQVKRMIDREAFYKGTYRYGQIEANGLHQAIM, from the coding sequence ATGGAAAAAGTAGTCGGTTATGTGAGAGTATCCACCAAAGGACAAGTAAAAGATGGGTACAGCCTATCCTACCAAGTGGAGGAGATCGAGCGTTTTTGTATGGAGAATAACCTCGAATTGCTTGGAATCTACAAAGATGAAGGAATCAGCGGAGCAAAGGTGGACGAGGATGGATTAACGATTGAGCGTGAGGGATTACAGGAATTGCTCGCTAATCTTCATTGGCACAGAGTAAGTCATGTGGTCGTTCTCAACACTTCCCGATTGTGGAGAGCCGACATGGTGAAAGTCCTCATTCAAAGAGAGTTAAAACGTCACGCCGTAGACGTAAAAGCAATTGAACAGCCGAACTATAGTATTTACGCCCATGACCCGAATGATTTTCTAATCAATGGCATGATGGAATTACTCGATCAATACCAACGTTTGGAAATCGCACTCAAACTAGGGCGGGGGAGAAAAAAGAAAGCGCAACAAGGAGGATATGCAGGAGGTGGCGTTGCTTTCGGATATACGGCAACAAAAGGACAGAAAGCCATTCAGATAGATGAGAGACAGGCGGAGACGGTACGTAGATTGTTCTCCTTACGTGAAACGCATCCCACTTGGTCACTGTCCCAATTGGCTGACCAACTGAATGCAGAAGGGTATACAACGACACATGGTAAGTCTTTTACCAAGGTACAGGTCAAGCGAATGATTGATCGTGAAGCCTTCTACAAGGGCACCTACCGCTACGGTCAGATTGAAGCAAATGGACTTCACCAAGCCATTATGTAG
- a CDS encoding IS110 family transposase has protein sequence MHHKLKYLYIGVDLHKRHHTAVMMTCFHEKRDEIQFENKPSAFPKFLQQVEKMAKREGLTPVFGLEDVGGYGRGLAMFLNENKYEVKSVNPALTISIRRSSPNNKKTDAWDAECVARILISNLDTLPTANPHDLYYAISQLVTRRENIVSVVTGIKLQLHQLLGYHYPSYKKFFSQVDGKTALAFWLKYPSPSCLSGVNVDELANFLYKKSNRYMSTKKAGDILSLVQQDGDTSKDYQEANDFLVRNVVQDLIIRDHQLRQIDTALAKHLALLDYKLETMHGISTVTAAELIAEIGDISRFSSADKLANFAGIAPVQHSSGNKQKSKKSKLGNRSLYDIFYNLAIRQLGVSRAKKPNHPVYHAYYERKLAEGKTKWQAIICVMRKLVKVIYSMMKNKTEYKMPVLTEQAA, from the coding sequence TTGCATCATAAACTGAAGTACCTATATATCGGAGTAGACTTACATAAACGTCATCATACAGCGGTGATGATGACCTGTTTCCATGAAAAGAGAGACGAAATCCAATTCGAGAACAAGCCGTCAGCGTTTCCTAAGTTTCTGCAACAGGTAGAAAAAATGGCAAAGAGGGAAGGCTTGACCCCTGTGTTTGGCTTGGAGGATGTAGGGGGCTACGGAAGAGGATTGGCTATGTTCCTTAACGAAAACAAATACGAAGTAAAATCGGTTAACCCTGCCCTTACGATATCTATTCGGAGAAGCAGTCCAAATAACAAGAAAACAGATGCGTGGGATGCAGAGTGTGTGGCTCGAATCCTGATTTCCAACTTGGATACATTGCCGACTGCGAATCCACATGACCTTTATTATGCAATCTCACAGCTTGTCACAAGAAGAGAGAACATTGTGAGTGTTGTAACAGGAATCAAGTTACAGCTTCATCAATTGCTAGGTTATCACTATCCAAGTTACAAGAAATTCTTCTCACAAGTAGATGGTAAAACAGCATTAGCTTTCTGGCTGAAGTATCCTTCTCCAAGTTGTTTGAGTGGGGTGAATGTGGATGAATTGGCTAACTTCTTATACAAGAAGAGCAATCGCTACATGTCTACAAAGAAGGCAGGGGACATTCTATCTCTCGTACAGCAAGATGGAGACACATCGAAGGACTATCAGGAAGCCAATGATTTTCTGGTGAGAAATGTGGTTCAGGACTTGATTATTCGAGACCATCAACTTAGGCAAATTGACACAGCGTTAGCGAAGCATCTTGCCTTACTGGATTACAAACTAGAGACCATGCACGGAATTAGTACGGTCACTGCGGCGGAATTAATTGCGGAGATTGGCGATATTTCACGTTTTTCCAGTGCTGACAAGTTAGCTAATTTCGCAGGAATTGCACCCGTTCAGCATAGTTCAGGGAACAAGCAGAAGAGTAAAAAGAGCAAGTTAGGCAACCGTAGCCTGTATGATATCTTCTATAACCTTGCCATTCGTCAACTGGGTGTATCAAGGGCGAAGAAACCCAATCATCCTGTTTACCATGCATACTACGAAAGAAAGCTGGCAGAAGGGAAAACCAAGTGGCAAGCGATTATTTGCGTGATGCGTAAATTGGTCAAAGTCATATACAGCATGATGAAGAACAAGACGGAATATAAAATGCCAGTCCTTACAGAACAGGCAGCGTAG
- a CDS encoding helix-turn-helix domain-containing protein, which produces MPVKVRLNEILTSRGMSQRELARLTGLRPNTISHLCSNTANSIYFETLELICKTLNISIEQLIEID; this is translated from the coding sequence ATGCCAGTTAAAGTACGTCTAAATGAAATCTTAACTAGTCGGGGTATGTCCCAACGTGAGTTAGCTCGTTTGACTGGACTTCGCCCCAATACTATTAGTCATCTCTGTTCCAATACGGCAAATAGTATTTATTTTGAAACATTAGAACTCATATGTAAGACTTTAAACATTTCTATTGAGCAGCTTATTGAAATTGATTAG